CTAGGATATTAAATACGTTTGAGCCGATGATATTACCGACCGCCATATCATCTTCGCCTTTGAGTACGCCTGCTAGCGACGCGGCAAGCTCTGGTAAACTAGTACCAATCGCAATAATCGTCAGACCGATGACAAGGTCGCTCATACCAAAATATTGTGCAATGGTGACGGCGCTGTCCACCAAACGATCGGCCGCTAATGGCAGCACGATGAGACCGATAACCACCCACATAGCGGCTTTGCCGTTACTGACCCCCTCTGGGACCTCAGATTCTTGGTCGTCTAGTAGAGCATCATTATTACCTGTCTCTCGCTCAGCCTTACTGATTCGTAGCATGGCCAAGATAAAGGCAGCGAATAGGGCAAACAGAATGACGCCCTCGAGGAAACCGAGGTGGCTATCCCACAAAATAAGGCCCGCAACTAGTGTGACCGCAATCATCAGTGGGAGTTCGCGTCTCAGAACCGCTGAAGAGATAGAAAGCGGTTTGATCATGGCGGTAATGCCGAGGATAAGTGCGATGTTGGCAATGTTCGAACCGAGGACGTTACCCACGGCGGTGTCCGTCTTTCCGTCTAATGCTGCTGTTGCTGAAACCATCATTTCTGGCGCGGAAGAGCCCATTGCCAGAATCGTCATACCAATCACTAAAGGCGAGATACCAACATTGCGTGCCAACGCTGCAGCACCAAACACCAGTTTATCCGCGCTCCATACGAGAAAAACTAGTCCAATAATCAGAAACACCACGGCTTCAAGCATGTTTAAATCCACTTATTTTTTTCTGAGACATTTGGCGGCTAATTTTGACGCTTTGTCATCCAAAATGGAAGCTAATCAATAAATAAAATACCGATAGCGCTCGGAATTGCGTACCTTTAAAAGTACAGGCAAACCTTTTGCTGTTTTTTTAGAGTGACCTCTCTTATTCCCTAATCACTGTGAATTTGTTGAATTGTTTATACAACTGAATGAAGCTTAGGGTTTTAATTGCACGCTTGTATCATTATTATGGAGAGTCACTGAGTTTGAAATTCGAGATAGGGAAGTCTATGTCAAACAACGACTTGGTTTCGATTAGCGGGTTGTCTTTTTCTCGTGGCTCTCGTGTCATTTTCGATGACATTGAGCTGCATGTTCCAAAAGGAAAAGTCACCGCGATTATGGGACCATCAGGGATCGGCAAAACAACACTACTGCGCTTGATCGGTGGGCAACTGCTGCCTGACCAAGGCGAGGTGTGGTTTGACGGCGATAATATTCCTACTCTGTCTCGCAAACGCCTCTATCAGGTTCGCAAGAAAATGAGCATGTTATTTCAGTCAGGTGCACTGTTTACTGATTTGACTGTGTTTGACAATGTTGCCTTTCCCCTACGAGAGCATACCGCTCTTGATGAATCCATGATTCGCACACTTGTGTTGCTCAAACTCGAGGCGGTGGGTCTGCGAGGCGCGGCGGATTTGATGCCAAGTGAACTCTCTGGCGGTATGGCTCGGCGTGCCGCTCTGGCTAGAGCCATCGCACTCGACCCTGAACTTATCTTGTACGATGAACCTTTTGTTGGCCAAGACCCGATTACTATGGGGGTGTTGGTAGAGCTTATTCGTAAACTCAATAACGCGCTCAATGTCACCTCTGTGGTGGTCTCACACGATGTGCCTGAAGTCATGTCGATAGCAGACTGGGTATACCTATTAGCGAATGGCAAGATTGTGGCGAAAGGGACACCAGATGAGCTTCGTAACAACCCCGATCCTCAGATTCAACAATTTCTCAATGGTGACGCGGATGGGCCAGTGCCGTTTCGCTTCCCCGCCATGCCCCTAGAACAGGAGCTCTTCTAATATGACGACACCTACTCTGTGGATTCAGAAAGTTGGTCAACGAGCGCTCTCTATCGGTTATGCCTGGGGGCGCGCTACGTTTATGCTGCTCGGTGTGCTGCTATCCAGACCACAACCTAAAAAACACTTTCCCTTGTTAGTGAAACAGCTTCACAACGTGGGCGTGCAGTCCTTGGCGATCATTATGGTTTCAGGACTATTTATAGGCATGGTACTGAGCTTACAAGGTTATGTCGTGCTGGTGGACTATGGCGCCGAAGGCAGTTTAGGCCAGATGGTGGCACTCTCATTGCTTCGTGAGCTTGGTCCTGTGGTCACTGCGTTGCTGTTTGCTGGGCGAGCTGGCTCGGCGCTTACAGCTGAAATTGGCTTGATGAAGGCAACAGAGCAGCTATCGAGTTTAGAAATGATGGCGGTTGATCCTCTCAAGAGGGTGATAGCACCTCGTTTTTGGGCGGGCGTGATCTCTATGCCACTGCTCGCGATGATCTTTATGTCCATCGGCATATGGGGTGGACAGCTAGTGGGTGTTGACTGGAAGGGCATTGATCATGGCAGCTTTTGGTCTGCGATGCAGTCTTCTGTGGAACTTGGACGAGATATTGGTAACAGCGCAATTAAATGTGTGGTCTTTGCCATCACAGTAACTTGGATTGCGCTGTTTAATGGTTATGACGCGACGCCGACCTCTGAGGGTATCAGTCAAGCAACGACTCGCACTGTGGTGCATTCTTCCCTCGCGGTGCTCGGATTGGATTTTGTTCTTACTGCCTTAATGTTTGGCAACTAAGCTTAAAGCAATAATTAAAGGAACTCTTGATGCAACAGACAAGAAAGTTGGAATTGTGGGTAGGCAGTTTTGTGTTGTTGGGCCTTGGCGCAATCTTGTTTATGATTTTTCAGGTTGCTGACGTGAAGAGTCTCGGCTCGGGTGACACTTACACCTTGGAAGCAAGATTCGACAACATAGGCAGCCTTAAAGTGCGCTCACCAGTAAAAGTAGGCGGAGTGGTTATTGGGCGTGTGAGCGATATCCACCTCGACAAAGAGTCATTTTTACCTGTGGTCAGCCTGTCGATCAGCAGTGATTACCAGTTTCCAGAAACATCAAGCGCGCAGGTACTGACCTCAGGTCTGATAGGCGAACAGTACATCGGCTTGGTCCCTGGTTTTGTATTTGACGATGAAGGCTACCTAGCGGATGGCGACCGTATTGAAGATACAAAGTCGGCATTAGTGCTTGAAGATATGATAGGCCAGGTGCTCTACAGCATTGGTGGTTCTGATGAGACAAGTAAGGAGTAACACCATGTTTAAACGGTTTATTTTGATGGTCTCTGCGCTGTTTATGTCATTGAATGTGATGGCAACAGAGATTGATGCGACACAGCCTTACGATATGATTATGAAGGTGTCCGACAAGGCATTTTCACGTTTGGGAGCAGAGCAAGATAAAATTCAGGCTGATCCTGACTACCTCAAGGTGGTGGTTGAGGAAGAGCTGATGCCCTATGTGAATTATCGCTATGCGGCGCTTAAATTGCTGGGTCCAAACCTCAAGGGAGCCAAGCGTGAAGAGGTGCTCGAGTTTATCGAGGCATTTCGTGCCTATCTGGTGACCTCTTATGCTCAGGTTTTGACGCAGTATACTGGGCAAGACGTGAAGTTTGGTCCCGAGCCTAAGATCGACGACAAAACCACAATTATCGGCGTCAAGGTTACCATTATGGACTCCCCAAGACCGAACATAAATCTTGAGTTTAAGCTTCGCAAAGATAAGAAAACCGGTGAGTGGAAAGCCTTTGATATGATTGCTGAGGGCATAAGCTTACTGTCCAGCAAGCAGTCAGAGTGGAATACTAAAATTCGCCAAGAAGGCGTGCTCTCCGTGGCGCAAGAGCTCGAACAGTTAGCGAAGGCACCTATTCGTTTTGAAGGTAGTAAGTAATCGTGGTGGCGAAATTAGAACAGCGTACTGACACAACGCTTGCTCTGGTGGGTAATATTGACCGCGACACTGTGCCCGAGCTTTGGCGCACGATTCAAACGGTTTCTTTCACCCAGCCAGAGGTTAAGTTGGAGCTCGAGCAGGTTGAACGCTTCGATTCTGCAGGATTGGTGATGTTAATCCACTTATTAGAGCATGCAAAAAATCGAAAGTGTCATATAATGCTCAGCTTCGTGCCCGATGAGCTGAACATACTGTTTCAGCTATATAACGTTGAATCAGTCATAGAGAAACACATTTAGGAGTATCTTGTGGATAGCACAAAAGTACAGGAACTATTACAAAACGCGTTGAACCTAGAAGAGCTGCACGTCAAAGGCGAAGGCAGTCACTATGAAGTTATCGCGGTAGATGCTCAATTTGAAGGCATGAGCCGAGTTAAAAAGCAGCAGATGATCTATGGTCCTCTGATGGAATACATTCAGCGTAATGACATCCACGCAGTTTCAATTAAAGCCTATACTCCAGAAGAGTGGGCTCGTGATAAAAAGCTGATGTCTCTGTAAGGTTTATTAATGGATAAGTTTCGAGTTATTGGATCGGATGCGCCGCTGACAGGTGAAGTGTCGATCTCTGGTGCTAAGAACGCAGCACTACCAATTTTGTTTGCATCTATCCTGGCTGAAGAGCCAGTTGAGGTAGCGAACGTTCCCCATCTTCGCGATATCGATACGACGATGAAACTGCTTAGCCGCCTTGGCGCAAAAGTACGTCGTAATGGTTCGGTTCATGTTGATGGCAGTGAAATCAATGAGCTATGCGCTCCTTACGATCTGGTTAAAACCATGCGCGCATCGATTTGGGCATTAGGCCCACTTGTGGCGCGTTTTGGTAAAGGCCAAGTATCGCTGCCAGGTGGCTGTGCTATCGGTGCCCGCCCAGTGGACCTTCATATTCACGGTCTAGAGCAGCTTGGTGCAACCATCACGCTAGAAGACGGCTACGTAAAAGCCGAAGTCGATGGTCGTCTGAAAGGCGCTCATATCGTGATGGATAAAGTCAGTGTTGGTGCGACCATCACTATCATGTGTGCAGCGACGCTTGCTGAAGGCACCACTGTGCTAGATAACGCAGCGCGTGAGCCTGAGATTGTAGACACGGCCGATTTCCTCAATAAGCTTGGTGCTAAAGTGACAGGTGCAGGTACCGACACCATTACTATTGAGGGTGTTGAGCGTCTATCGGGTGGCAAGCACACGGTAGTGGCTGATCGTATCGAAACAGGAACCTTCTTGGTTGCTGCTGCGGTATCGGGCGGCAAAGTAGTATGTCGTAATACCAGCGCACACCTTCTTGAGGCAGTGCTAGCGAAGCTAGAAGAAGCGGGCGCTGATATTGAGACCGGTGAAGACTGGATCTCGCTTGATATGACAGGCCGTGAGCTCAAGGCCGTCTCGATTCGTACCGCGCCACACCCAGGCTTCCCAACCGACATGCAAGCACAGTTCACGCTGTTGAACATGATGGCGAAAGGCGGTGGTGTGATCACGGAAACTATCTTCGAAAACCGCTTTATGCATGTGCCAGAGCTAATGCGTATGGGTGCAAAAGCAGAGATCGAAGGCAACACCGTGATTTGTGGTGACGTCGATTCTTTGAGCGGCGCTCAAGTGATGGCGACAGACCTTCGTGCATCTGCAAGCCTAGTTATCGCAGGCTGTATTGCTCATGGTGAGACGCTGGTGGATCGCATCTATCACATCGATCGCGGTTATGAGCGCATCGAAGACAAATTGTCAGCGCTCGGTGCCAACATTACCCGTGTCGCGGGCGATGAATAATAACATTTAAGATTCAATTAGCCGAAATCCAAGGGTTTCGGCTTTTTTATGAAGCCATTGTCGGAGAACAAAATGGTTGCTTTACTTCGCTGCATCGCAGTGGCTATTTTCGCTGTAGTGATGTTTGTATTTGGTTGTGGCTACTGTCTACTTAGCCCGAGAAACCCAAAACACGTATTTACTTTTGGTCGTTACTTTGGTGCCATGTCTAAAATCCTTGGCGTTAAGCTCGACCTTCGTCTTCCAGAAGATGCATACAAGCGTGGTCAGCACATCTATATCGCCAACCACCAAAATAACTGGGATCTTTTCACGGTATCTTCAGCGGTGACACCAAACGTTGTGACCGTTGGTAAGAAGAGCTTACTTTGGATGCCGCTTTTCGGTCAGCTTTACTATCTAACGGGTAACATCCTGATTGATCGTGCTAACCGCAGTAAGGCAAAAGGTACGATTGACCAAGTGGTTGATAGTATGAAGAAGAGTAACTTGTCGGTATGGATGTTCCCGGAAGGGACGCGCTCGCGCGGTCGCGGTTTGCTACCATTTAAAACAGGTGCTTTCCACGCAGCAATTGGCGCCGACGTGCCAATCATCCCTATCGTGTGCAGCAGCACAAGCCACCTTAAGCTTAATAAGTGGGATAACGGACATATCATCGTAGAGATGCTGCCGCCAGTCTCAGTAGAAGGCTACGGAAAAGAGGACGTACGCAAGCTTGCCAATGTCTGCCGTGAGCAAATGGTCGAGAAACTTGCCGAGTTAGATGCCGAAGTCGCTGAACTGAACGCCAAGAAATAACGAAAAAGGGTTGCCAATGGCAACCCTTTTTTCTATTCAAGCAGAGCGATTATTTGCGAACCGCGATCGCCTCAATTTCAATTTTCACATCTTTAGGAAGACGAGCAACCTCTACACAAGAACGTGCTGGGTAGTTTGCTACTTCGTGCTCATCAAAGAACTTGCCGTATACTTCGTTGACCGTACCGAAATCGTTTAGGTCTTTCACGAATACTGTCATTTTAACGATGTCAGAAACAGTTAGGCCAGAGGCTTCAACCACAGCTTTTACGTTGTCTAGAGACTGACGTGCTTGCTCTGAAATGTCGTCAGACACTTCACCCGTTTGCGGGTTTACTGGGATTTGACCTGAAGTCAGTACCATGTTGCCTAGGTCAACACCTTGAACGTAAGGACCGATTGCTGCTGGTGCAGATTCTGTATGAAGTACTTTTGTCATCGTTTTATCCATTATGATGGGATTAGTAAGAGGTCTAGACTGCCTCTAGGACAAATAAAAATCAAGCCTACGATGTTTAGAAATATCGTAGGCTTGAATATCTATTAACAAGGATTTAGTGAGCGGGTTCTATCGCTCAGTCACAATCTCGCGCGAGTAGACTTTTTCGCAGTATTTACACTTCAAGCGAATGTCATCGTGCTTCTCGAATACCTTAAAGCTGCTATCGACGGGTTCGTTGTGAGTAATACAGTTACTGTTTGGACACTCGAATACGCCAGTAATTGTCTCTGGTAGTTCTAGAGCCAGCTTTTTGCACACTTCGTAGTTTTCAATCTGATTGACCGTTGCGTGTGGCGCATAGAGGGCAAGCTTGTTCGCTTGCTCTTCGGTAACAAATACATTTTCAATCTTCAGCAGGTCTTTACTGCCCAGTGCCGAAGAAGGCAGGTTCAAGCCAATGGTGACGCGCTGCTTCGATTGGTCCATTGCAAATAGTTTAAGCACTTTAATGCCGATGTTTGCAGGGATGTGGTCGATGACAGTGCCGTTCTTGATTGCTTCAACTTGCAATTGTGTTTCTTTAGCCATGACTGAATATCTCCTTAAAGTGCTTCGTTAAGAACAAGGGCAAGCAGTGCTTCACGTGCGTATACGCCATTCTCTGCCTGTTGGAAGTAATAAGCGTAAGGCGTTTTATCTACGTCTACCGTGATTTCATCCACGCGAGGCAGTGGGTGTAGCACCTTAAGGTTGTTACGTGCGTCTTTTAGCGTTTCTGCTGACAGAATGTACGCCGATTTAATATGAGCGTACTCTGACTCATCAAAGCGCTCTTTTTGTACTCGAGTCATGTATAGGATATCAAGTTCAGGAACAACGCTGTCGATGTCCGTGTGCAGGCTGTATTGGATACCTGCCTCTTCTAGCTCTTCGCAGATGTAATCTGGCATCGCTAACGCTTCTGGTGCAATGAAGTAGAAGCGAACATTGTTGAACTTCGCCAGAGCTTGCGTGAGTGAGTGAACCGTACGGCCGTATTTTAGGTCACCAACAAACGCCACGTTGATGTCATCAAGGCGACCTTGAGTTTCATAGATAGAATACAGGTCGAGTAGCGTTTGCGTTGGGTGTTGGTTCGCACCATCACCGGCGTTGATAACAGGCACACCGTTTGAGAACTCTGAGGCTAGACGCGCTGCGCCTTCTTGTGGGTGGCGCATAACAAACGCGTCAACATAGGAAGCAATGACCTGCACAGAGTCTGCAAGTGTCTCACCCTTTTTCGCTAGAGAGGTGTTACCGCCACTGTCGAAACCAATCACATCACCACCGATGCGCTGGATAGCCGTTTCGAATGAAAGTCGGGTACGTGTCGATGGCTCGAAGAAGCAGCTTGCCACGACTTTATTCTTGATTAACTCAGGTTGAGGGTTGGATTTCAGTTGACCCGCTGTCTTTACGATGAGCTCTAGCTCTTCACGTGACAGTTCCGGAATCGAGATAATGTGCTTTTGATAGAGCGTATTCGCCATGTTTATCTTCCCTATAGTTACAACCAGACCAGATACTTTCTCTAAGTGATTTAGAGATTAACGACCATAAAAAAGCCCCCCATGATGGGAGGCTTAGAATTCGATAGGAAATAATAACGGTGCATGATAAGCAAATTGCTTATCGAGAGTGTGTAGTGATGTCAAACTCGCTTGCGCCATTAATCGTTCCCCAGACAAATTGCGAGGAATTATACGCCCAAATTTTGGGAGCGCAAGCGATTACATCAAACATTTAGCGTCAATTAGTGTGATATTTGTTAACTGCCTAATGTAGCAACCATGACCGCTTTAATAGTATGCATACGGTTCTCTGCTTCATCAAAAACGATTGAATATTCAGACTCGAACACATCATTGGTCACTTCAAGGCCATTGAGTCCATATTTATCCGCAATTTCCTTACCTATAGTCGTCTGATCATCGTGGAATGCTGGCAAACAGTGCATAAATTTCACGTTTTTATTGCCGGTTGCTTTAATCATATCCATGTTGACTTGGTACGGTTTCATCAAGGCAATTCGCTCATCCCAAGCCTCGGCAGATTCACCCATCGAGACCCAAACGTCGGTATAAAGGAAGTCACAATCCGCGACACCCGCTTGAACGTCTTCGGTCAACGTGATGGATGCGCCAGTTGATAGGGCAATAGTTTGGCATTCATCAACAAGGCTTTGCTCTGGCCAAAATGCTTTTGGCGCGACAAGGCGAATATCCATACCCATCTTTGCTGCGCCAACCATGAGTGAATTACCCATGTTGTTGCGTGCATCGCCAAGGTAAGCAAATTTCATCTGATGCAGTTGTTTGCCTTTGCCGTGCTCGAGCATAGTGAGAAAATCGGCAAGTATCTGCGTTGGGTGGAACTCATTCGTCAAACCATTCCAAACAGGGACACCTGCGTGCGCGCCTAACTCTTCGACAATCTCCTGACCAAATCCACGGTACTCGATACCGTCGTACATACGACCCAATACACGCGCGGTATCTTTCATTGACTCTTTGTGGCCAATTTGCGAGCCAGACGGGCCAATGTAAGAGACCTGAGCGCCTTGATCAAAGGCAGCGACTTCAAAAGCACATCGGGTACGGGTCGATGCTTTTTCGAAGATCAGTGCAATGTTTTTGCCGATGAGTTTTTTCTGTTCTGTGCCAGCGTATTTGGCGGCTTTGAGTTCTTTCGACATATCGAGCAAGAATTGAATCTCTTTAGGAGAAAAGTCGAGAAGTTTTAGAAAGTTCCTATTTCTTAAGTTGTAAGCCATGGTCCGTACCTCTGAATTAGTTTTCGATTTTAGTTATACATATAAATTCTTATTTTGTGAATATTTATTTTGATTAAATGCAAAAAAAGCCCCTTTATAGGGGCTTTTGTAAATAGTTATGTTTAAATGCCATCGCGTTCAATAGGGCAGCTCATACAGCGAGCACCACCACGCCCTCGTCCAAGTTCGTTCCCCGGAATGGTAAGAACTTGAATCCCAGCTTTGTCGTATTTCTCGTTAGTGTAGACGTTTCGCTCATAGCCAATCACCACACCTGGCTTCACAGTAAGAACGTTGTTGGCATCGTTCCACTGCTCGCGCTCTGCTTCGTAGTTGTCACCGCCGGTTGTGATGATCTTGAGCTGATCCACATCCAAGGCACTTTCGAGCGCTTTGAGATAATTCGGTAGCTTCTCGACCTGCATTTGACCATCGTTTGATGCTGTAAGTCGCCACGTATCCAATTTGTCATTGATGATCTCTGGGTAGACAGAGAAGGTATCGACATCCATATGGGTCATGACAGTATCGAGGTGCATACAAGAGCGATGCTTCGGTAGGTCGATAGCGATTACCTGGCTAGCTTGGCCGGATTTAAATAGGTTCGCAGCCAAGTTTTCGACACCTTGTGGCGTCGTGCGCTCAGAGATACCAATCAGTACTGCCCCTTTACCTATAACGAGAACATCACCGCCTTCAATATTAGCGTTGTCGTAGTGCAGATCTTCATCGCCAAAGTACTTAATGAAGTCTTGCCCCGCAAAGGTCGGGTGCCAACGATAGATAGCACGCAGATGATTA
This window of the Vibrio maritimus genome carries:
- a CDS encoding calcium/sodium antiporter gives rise to the protein MLEAVVFLIIGLVFLVWSADKLVFGAAALARNVGISPLVIGMTILAMGSSAPEMMVSATAALDGKTDTAVGNVLGSNIANIALILGITAMIKPLSISSAVLRRELPLMIAVTLVAGLILWDSHLGFLEGVILFALFAAFILAMLRISKAERETGNNDALLDDQESEVPEGVSNGKAAMWVVIGLIVLPLAADRLVDSAVTIAQYFGMSDLVIGLTIIAIGTSLPELAASLAGVLKGEDDMAVGNIIGSNVFNILAVMGIPGILNPSVLSDHAMGRDFWVMLGLSLLLVVMALGKSKSINRIEGGILFILFLGYQIYLFANMAA
- the mlaF gene encoding phospholipid ABC transporter ATP-binding protein MlaF — translated: MSNNDLVSISGLSFSRGSRVIFDDIELHVPKGKVTAIMGPSGIGKTTLLRLIGGQLLPDQGEVWFDGDNIPTLSRKRLYQVRKKMSMLFQSGALFTDLTVFDNVAFPLREHTALDESMIRTLVLLKLEAVGLRGAADLMPSELSGGMARRAALARAIALDPELILYDEPFVGQDPITMGVLVELIRKLNNALNVTSVVVSHDVPEVMSIADWVYLLANGKIVAKGTPDELRNNPDPQIQQFLNGDADGPVPFRFPAMPLEQELF
- the mlaE gene encoding lipid asymmetry maintenance ABC transporter permease subunit MlaE, with the protein product MTTPTLWIQKVGQRALSIGYAWGRATFMLLGVLLSRPQPKKHFPLLVKQLHNVGVQSLAIIMVSGLFIGMVLSLQGYVVLVDYGAEGSLGQMVALSLLRELGPVVTALLFAGRAGSALTAEIGLMKATEQLSSLEMMAVDPLKRVIAPRFWAGVISMPLLAMIFMSIGIWGGQLVGVDWKGIDHGSFWSAMQSSVELGRDIGNSAIKCVVFAITVTWIALFNGYDATPTSEGISQATTRTVVHSSLAVLGLDFVLTALMFGN
- the mlaD gene encoding outer membrane lipid asymmetry maintenance protein MlaD produces the protein MQQTRKLELWVGSFVLLGLGAILFMIFQVADVKSLGSGDTYTLEARFDNIGSLKVRSPVKVGGVVIGRVSDIHLDKESFLPVVSLSISSDYQFPETSSAQVLTSGLIGEQYIGLVPGFVFDDEGYLADGDRIEDTKSALVLEDMIGQVLYSIGGSDETSKE
- the mlaC gene encoding phospholipid-binding protein MlaC — translated: MFKRFILMVSALFMSLNVMATEIDATQPYDMIMKVSDKAFSRLGAEQDKIQADPDYLKVVVEEELMPYVNYRYAALKLLGPNLKGAKREEVLEFIEAFRAYLVTSYAQVLTQYTGQDVKFGPEPKIDDKTTIIGVKVTIMDSPRPNINLEFKLRKDKKTGEWKAFDMIAEGISLLSSKQSEWNTKIRQEGVLSVAQELEQLAKAPIRFEGSK
- a CDS encoding STAS domain-containing protein, producing MVVAKLEQRTDTTLALVGNIDRDTVPELWRTIQTVSFTQPEVKLELEQVERFDSAGLVMLIHLLEHAKNRKCHIMLSFVPDELNILFQLYNVESVIEKHI
- the ibaG gene encoding BolA family iron metabolism protein IbaG; this encodes MDSTKVQELLQNALNLEELHVKGEGSHYEVIAVDAQFEGMSRVKKQQMIYGPLMEYIQRNDIHAVSIKAYTPEEWARDKKLMSL
- the murA gene encoding UDP-N-acetylglucosamine 1-carboxyvinyltransferase, whose product is MDKFRVIGSDAPLTGEVSISGAKNAALPILFASILAEEPVEVANVPHLRDIDTTMKLLSRLGAKVRRNGSVHVDGSEINELCAPYDLVKTMRASIWALGPLVARFGKGQVSLPGGCAIGARPVDLHIHGLEQLGATITLEDGYVKAEVDGRLKGAHIVMDKVSVGATITIMCAATLAEGTTVLDNAAREPEIVDTADFLNKLGAKVTGAGTDTITIEGVERLSGGKHTVVADRIETGTFLVAAAVSGGKVVCRNTSAHLLEAVLAKLEEAGADIETGEDWISLDMTGRELKAVSIRTAPHPGFPTDMQAQFTLLNMMAKGGGVITETIFENRFMHVPELMRMGAKAEIEGNTVICGDVDSLSGAQVMATDLRASASLVIAGCIAHGETLVDRIYHIDRGYERIEDKLSALGANITRVAGDE
- a CDS encoding 1-acylglycerol-3-phosphate O-acyltransferase, with product MVALLRCIAVAIFAVVMFVFGCGYCLLSPRNPKHVFTFGRYFGAMSKILGVKLDLRLPEDAYKRGQHIYIANHQNNWDLFTVSSAVTPNVVTVGKKSLLWMPLFGQLYYLTGNILIDRANRSKAKGTIDQVVDSMKKSNLSVWMFPEGTRSRGRGLLPFKTGAFHAAIGADVPIIPIVCSSTSHLKLNKWDNGHIIVEMLPPVSVEGYGKEDVRKLANVCREQMVEKLAELDAEVAELNAKK
- a CDS encoding RidA family protein, coding for MTKVLHTESAPAAIGPYVQGVDLGNMVLTSGQIPVNPQTGEVSDDISEQARQSLDNVKAVVEASGLTVSDIVKMTVFVKDLNDFGTVNEVYGKFFDEHEVANYPARSCVEVARLPKDVKIEIEAIAVRK
- the pyrI gene encoding aspartate carbamoyltransferase regulatory subunit is translated as MAKETQLQVEAIKNGTVIDHIPANIGIKVLKLFAMDQSKQRVTIGLNLPSSALGSKDLLKIENVFVTEEQANKLALYAPHATVNQIENYEVCKKLALELPETITGVFECPNSNCITHNEPVDSSFKVFEKHDDIRLKCKYCEKVYSREIVTER
- the pyrB gene encoding aspartate carbamoyltransferase, whose translation is MANTLYQKHIISIPELSREELELIVKTAGQLKSNPQPELIKNKVVASCFFEPSTRTRLSFETAIQRIGGDVIGFDSGGNTSLAKKGETLADSVQVIASYVDAFVMRHPQEGAARLASEFSNGVPVINAGDGANQHPTQTLLDLYSIYETQGRLDDINVAFVGDLKYGRTVHSLTQALAKFNNVRFYFIAPEALAMPDYICEELEEAGIQYSLHTDIDSVVPELDILYMTRVQKERFDESEYAHIKSAYILSAETLKDARNNLKVLHPLPRVDEITVDVDKTPYAYYFQQAENGVYAREALLALVLNEAL
- the argF gene encoding ornithine carbamoyltransferase, which encodes MAYNLRNRNFLKLLDFSPKEIQFLLDMSKELKAAKYAGTEQKKLIGKNIALIFEKASTRTRCAFEVAAFDQGAQVSYIGPSGSQIGHKESMKDTARVLGRMYDGIEYRGFGQEIVEELGAHAGVPVWNGLTNEFHPTQILADFLTMLEHGKGKQLHQMKFAYLGDARNNMGNSLMVGAAKMGMDIRLVAPKAFWPEQSLVDECQTIALSTGASITLTEDVQAGVADCDFLYTDVWVSMGESAEAWDERIALMKPYQVNMDMIKATGNKNVKFMHCLPAFHDDQTTIGKEIADKYGLNGLEVTNDVFESEYSIVFDEAENRMHTIKAVMVATLGS
- the arcA gene encoding arginine deiminase → MSKLYVGSEVGQLRRVLLNRPERALTHLTPSNCHELLFDDVLAVEAAGEEHDAFANTLRSQDVEVLLLHDLLVETLAVEQAKTWLLETQISDFRYGPIFANEIRQYLSEMDNEHLATVLLGGLAYSELPLKTPSILQKMSKPLDFVIEPLPNHLFTRDTSCWVYGGVSLNPMMKPARQRETNHLRAIYRWHPTFAGQDFIKYFGDEDLHYDNANIEGGDVLVIGKGAVLIGISERTTPQGVENLAANLFKSGQASQVIAIDLPKHRSCMHLDTVMTHMDVDTFSVYPEIINDKLDTWRLTASNDGQMQVEKLPNYLKALESALDVDQLKIITTGGDNYEAEREQWNDANNVLTVKPGVVIGYERNVYTNEKYDKAGIQVLTIPGNELGRGRGGARCMSCPIERDGI